cactgcccacagcagcagttttgaGAGGCAGAATCCACCTTTATTCCACAGCATCCTGCTTTAGATGTTTCTATGCAGTGCCTCAAGAAGCACTTTGCAAGTGTAGGCTGTGAGGCAGGaaaacagctgctctgaggcCTGAAGCAAAGACAAGTTTGGCACTGCAGGAAGAAAGTAcaaggcaggaaggaagagaCTTGTTCTCAGTTCCTCACTGCACACTGTTCATGAGCATGAGGAGCATTGCTGACCTCTTCTTGCCAAGTTTATCATTCAGGTGTTTACTTAACTTTTCATCACACAACAGAAGAGCTTCAGGAAGATGGTACATTGTGATGATGTGCCTGGGCATTCTTCAGGGAAATGGGAAAGTAGCAATGGTTTCAAGTGTACATATTACCTCTGACACTGCATCAGTTTGGTATTTCCCTAATAAGTTGCTTATCCTTGTTGCTCCTCTTAccttcccccttcccaaaaACATCTGAGGTGTTTTTCTGTAAGTAAGCTCTGCAAACAATACTGTTCCTACTTCACAGAAATGCATAACTGGTTTTataggtttttgttttgtttcacagaaCTATGAACAGTACTACTCAGTAAACATATCTCAAGTGCAAAAAACTGATGCAATAaactctgaatatttttatcaaaTGGGGTTTCAACACAATATTGTAACACAATATAGTCAAGAAATCTACCCTAAGACCTCAGAGTACCAACAGACCTTTGTTTAACCTGACAAACTAATCTTCTTTTTAACAAGATATggtcatttttaaaacaaatacaaaaattttgCAATTATCTACACTACATTAGCACATTGCTCAATCTTAATACACAatcttttgtttcctcttcaTGATAATGCTCTTAATTCCATTTATTATCAAAGTCTATAATCTTTGAGAATCCAGTAAGCCACAAACGAAAGTATTTTAGCTTATGTAGCCTATGCCAGttagaacaaaacaaaacaaataaaacccagcagcaaTACAATGACATAATCTGTGAGTCAACCCTtacttccttttgctttttgtgtcaGTTGTTTGGAAAACACTAGATGCTGACATCAGATTTTCTATATACTGTCCAAGAACTtgattttctgatttcagtTTCAAGTTTTCTTCCTTAACAGCATCTACTCGTGCTGAGAGATCTGTGAAGGTGATATTATAAGAAGAATATTAGATTCTATTGCATACAATAATGAATATGTTCTACGGGCCTACATCAGACTAGTCATACCTTTACTCCAGAAAACATTACCATAGGGTATTATGTTATAAAACATTCTCCTACTCATGTTTTACCTAAAGGCCATTTTTCCTGTATTATTTTGTAGTACAGTATTTTGACCAACTTGTTAAACTGAATCCTACTCTGTAAGTTTCTTGAATTTTTGAATTAAGCTATTGCAAACGAAATTACTTGGAAACAAGAGTTCAGTGATGAGCAGCCTCAGATGTGTGTCTTCTAATAAGCACAGCCATATTACCTGTATCACCCATTCTACTTGCTGTGTACTGCCAAGGTCCAGCAAATGTATGTTGcataaagaagaagaaaaaaactctttCCAAGACATTGGTTTTGTATCTTCAACTGCATTAAGTGACATAACTCTGGACACTGTGACTAAGGGCAGAGCAGTCAGGTTCTCTTCTTTTGCTTATTACTGTGTACTTGTAAAAAATCTGGTATGTCAAGCTGCTAACCTTCAAGTGTGTGCTGCAGTTCCAAAACTTGATTAATAAGCCGTGTTTTCTCTTCTAATTCCACCTGATTCTCAGCCTCAACAGCTGTAATAAAGTACGAGAGTTTTAGTGCAAGTTTTAGTGTGTTAACAGTTAGAAATTATACTAAATAGAATAACAATGAAGAACAAGAACATTAAGAAATTATACCATCCATATCGGCGTTCATCATTGTGGTAGGAGCTCTCTCTACTTTTGAAGAGAGTTTTCTTGGGCGATACtctgcttaaagaaaaaaaaatgaaggcagcAATTATTGGAACTTCCTTTATATTTGAATTTTAGATGTCATTTTCTAATTCTGAAGGGTCAGTGCTTTAGCCTAAGAGCAACCTTTTTCACcattctttaattatttttcctaagcCTCATGCCATACATACCTATGGTTCGTTGAGTAACGATGCCTCTGTTTACAAAAATAACTGATCTAGATTAGTGCAAAGCATAAATACCGCCATTTCCATGATGTAATCGCCGCCTTCTCAGCTGTGATCATTCTGGAATGGTTTATTCTAGAACTGGCTATTCCTGAAGGCCGAAGCAGAATGGCTCTGCATTGTTCCCCCGCCTCCCCGGCCAATGCACGGGCCTGCGAGACGGGGGTGTTCGCCTCGGGCCCTCGCatccccgctccccgcccgtTCCCATTCCCGCCTCGAACTGCGGATCGGGGCCGGTGCGGTAACAGCAGCACCTGCGGGCCGGGGAGCGCCGGCCGGGGgttggcagcactgcagaggggcGTCCCCCAGGACCCGGCCGGCAgccgcccggccctgcccgcaCATCCCACCATACACTCCCAGCCTGGGTCGGCTCCGCGCCCCCTTCCTCCCAcccgccgctgccccgccgctgccccgcacctgtcccgccgccgccgccgccgcctccagcgggctctgccccggcccggctcggcccggcccggcccgtcCCGCTCTACGCTGCCAACGCGCCTGCGCcgcgcgcggggcggggaggggcgggCGCGCGGAGAAGGGGGAGCGCCGTCGCCGCGCGTGACGGCCGTGCCCCCTGACGGGCTCCTGCGGCCCCAGGCGGCCCGCTCCCGCCGTATCCCGCCGTATCCCGCCGTATCCCGCCGTATCCCGCCGTATCCCGCCGTATCCCGCCGTATCCCGCCGTATCCCGCCGAGCGGCGAGGAAGATAACGTTTCTGATCCATTCCTTCTGCGCTCATACGCCGCCAGCGTTCAAAGCAGCGGTCCTCAATGGTTGGTCGCTTTGCTAGTGTTCAGAAGAGATTAATAAAAGGCATTTGTTGCCTGGTGTGGAACCCCTTCAGATTTAGGTAGGTTGGCGAAGCCTGAGGAAGGTCCGAGAAAACAGCGTGTGTGTGGCTGCTGTTAACTCCCAGGTGCTTTTATGTGGTGGAGCTCAGGGAGAAAGGAGCCTCCCAGACGAAGTCCAGCGAGTTTTCCCTCCCGCAGTTCAGTGCCGTGTACACCTGGCccagctgcttccagcctgGCGCGTCAGAAGCCTTTTCCACAGCAGTGTCCAGAATGAGAAACTTGTGGTTTAGCTCCGTACCTCTGGGTCTCACAGCGCTGAGATGACATCACACAAGAACCTGAGTAACTTCACGGAGTTGCTTTCATCTAATGGCTCACTAGCTCCAAAACAAAACTCCTGTGTCATTGTTCtttccctggctccctgcaaAAGGAATAACCCTTTTGCAGAACACGCTGTGCAGGGTCCTCACTTTAATGTCATAGCACAGTCTATGAGCCACAGCAAAGGAATGGAAAACATTCATGACCTGAGATAATTTTGGTGGCTTCACTGAAGTGACTGCACTGCTTAACTTGTAGTACTATGTAGTTTGAACCATATGTTGCAGTGAAATATATTCATATTGTATCTGTAAATTGCAGTAATATATCTagttgtaaataaataattcagtgcTGTGCAGACGCTCAGGAAGATAAAGGCATTTGGGATGTGAGCCCtctactgtatttttaaatacacttCAGAAAGTGTATATTTCTAGTATCATCTTCTGGCTGCCTCTACACTATTATTGTgtcaattacttttttttaaccttacaATTAGATAAATTCAGATTAGACTGAATGCTATTCAAGGTCTGGAAATGTACTGCAATTAGAGTCTTGCTATCCATCTGTACTGGAAAATGAACTTGTTTCTAGTTCCATTAGCCAGTTTACTTAAACATCTCTACAAAGGGCATTTTCAACACAGCAATCCTCCTTATTTCTTGCAAGCAGTCCTCTCAGGTGGTGGCTGGGCTTTAGGAGCTTGTTGGAAAGTTTCCTTGCTTGCTGTTTTTTAAGTGCCAGGTGCTTGCACTGTTTCGATCTTGCTTGCCACACTGGCAACCCTGGCAACCAACGGGTTCTCCTAATTCTTTCTAATGAGACAATCTACAGCACTTGCCttaacaggggaaaaaattatggCCAGATTCTCCAGGTGTGTACAAATGGATGGAGGCCTTGCTTACCTGGTGAAGGATATGCTGTGTTCTTATGCTataagagggggaaaaattatTGTGGGCTGATCTTGAGGAAATGGCAcccctctgctgcagaaatccCAATTTTCTTGCTGCATTACAGTTGTAGATTGTCAAAAACTGTCCCAAAATGAGCAAAGGGGGGAAATCCTTGATGTTAAATTATAGGACAGAATGGAAACCAGACATATCGGCTCCTGTGCTGTTGTAGCTACAACAGTAGTAATTTCAAGAACTGCTGGTTTACCTCCTGTTTCCTTTTCGGTATGCGTACCGTTGGGGCTCATTCTACTTTGCCTGGTTGTGGTTTCCCACTGGAGTACTTTCTTTTGAATCTGAACTCTGAGCATGAGCACCAGGAGGAACACCTTTTCAGAAATCAGCCTCTGTGAgaggtttttctggttttcctatAGAGAAAGCTGTTGTTCTGAGCTTCCGCTGCTGGCACTGCAAAGGGGTTATCAGCAGAGAGCAGATGACATTTCCAGTCTGCAGAGTGCTGTGTGTTATGAGGTTAGCTTTGAATGGTCCAGGCACCAAAAGGTTTGGATTGATACTGCTGGGTGCAAATTCCACAGAGAGAATGCCTAGATCATCCTGTGTTCCCTTAAAAAGGCTTGCATTCCTAGCCTGTTTTCCAGGCAAAGAAGGCAACTCTAAAATTCTAAATATCCAGTGCACCACtacttttaaacaaacaaacaccaaaaaacatgCACACactcaaaaaccccaaaacacaaatgcaaaaatGCCCAAAGCAAATATATCACTGAATAAACATCCACAGCCTAAAgtatgagaaattatttcttgtaTGAGAAATCAACCAAGAAACAAGAAGCTTAATGAATCACATTATTTACTTACTGCCTTTTTAAATTCCTTACCTCACCTGTCTTGCATTGcataatatattataaattaaaGGTTTTGTGCACTTTAAATGTAAAACTTTAGGGACTTAGGAAGTATACCAAACAATCAAATTCCTTTTATAACACAGAGTGTGTCCCAGGGAAGGCACCTGTGTATATTATGACACCAAGTTGGATGGGAATGTTGATCTGacaggtcctgcacttgggtccCAACAGCCCCAGGCAATGCTACAGACTCTTTTCTAAGGCATTTGGTTAAATCAGAGGAGGCATTCATGATGTTGTCATTATGTTAAATTTATAGCAACAGGTTTCAGTTTACAAATGTGGCATCTATACTTACTTGTATCCTAAGTTCTAGTTAGAGTTTCTAAAAGTAGCTGAAGTCACTGACAAAAGGAATCAATTTATTCAGTTTCACTGAAAGAGCAATTTTTGCTTGAAATAAAACAACCTGCCTAGGATGAAGTGTATTAATAGTTTACCTGAATTCATATGCAGGTAAAGTTACAAACTGAGAGGAGAGGATTTTATTGCTCTGCACTCAGACTCGCAGTCATTGCTGCTAACGATAAACATTTtcagacattttatttctaaaactCTTGTTTTACATCCTGTTTTTCCCATGGCACACAGTGCAAACCAACAAGCCTCTGACTTCCCTTCTGGCGATGTTCCCGGCAGCAGAGGCGCCTGCATAAGCTGGCTGATGACAGAGGCTTCAGTGTTCACCACTACAACAGAAATGTATCCTTTTCTTCACTAACAGAGGAAGGCATTGTAAGTATTGCTGAGATGACTTTGCTATTTGAACTGTACTGTTTGCTCCTTTGACTAATTATTGccacaaagaaaaagacagaaaggaacACAAGTGGCTTAATTGTTTTTCATTGCATTGCTGACTCTTGAGCCCTTTTTACATCAaatctgcattatttttcattatttctttgcaaaaataaCAGACTCTGAGGagggttttggatttttttcaatgtaaTGTTGCTTTACACCAAATTCTCTGCATTTCTTATTACTCTTTCAGAGTAACCTCAAAAATCTTTTGTAGCCTAGTGCATATTCTTGAGCAAATTTACAATGGGGGTCTTCTGTTAAATGCAGAATTTGAGTACTtcttaaattttgctttttccaacGAAATCAATTTATACAAAATGAGCAAATATTTGGCTTGAATTGTTCTAACTCATCTGTGTCCTTACTTATTGTGTATGTCTTGGTTTTGCCTTAGGTCCGAGTGAGAATGGGACCTCATCAACCTGTAACCTCTGAGCATACGGTTGGAATGAAAAAATGCTCTTTAGAATTGCTGCTCTTTTAAATGCTCTTTTGTCTCTTTAGAAAGTCTACAAAAAGCAAGCCTCAGGAAgtcataatttcttttatccCTGAAGAGGCCTGCTTTCATATAGCTACATACAGATATATAGCCAACATATAGCTGCATCCTGTCCTTTGCAAGATTGAGCATGAGTGCAAAAGTTCTCGTTTCTTCTAACTccacaaaaatgcattttaaaatagactGAGGAACTGAACACTTTGCAGCTTTGGGCTGTGATTACCAGCATATATTACATAACATTATCCTCGTAACTCTTTGATCCTCCTTGTAATCATCAGCTATAGGTTTGCCACCAGGTTTTGTGGCAGGATATTTAGCAAGGTTCCATAAAACTTTACTGGTAACTTAATTAGATGAAAAACTGGTTTGTCTTTCTGTAAGTTGAGGGTTTatatctgcttttaaaaggatGGGTTTACATGAGAAATGTAGTCACTAATGCTGGCTTTCTATAaagcatatttgaaaaaaaaagagtaagatAATTTCTAGGTACTCTTCAATGAGTAAAAAGGGCCTTGATCTGCTTATTCAGCATTGATCACAAGtacagtaaagaaatttttgCAGATGTTGGACAacatttcattgttttgttttatttttggtttgatttgctctgtgcttttgtttgggttggtCATTTTTTGAGGGAACTTTATCTAGTGCTTTGAGTTTCTAAATTGACAGATAATTCTTTCACTAaaggtgaaaatattttcacatgttTTGCTTGATTTCATGTGCTGTTAATATTGCTATTAAAATACTTTCCAGAAAGTCTCTGTCTTGCTACAGAAGACAGAaactgtgtttgtgtttgtcttaatttacatattttatttttaatacctgCATACTTAACAAATAGAAAGACACTGCTGTTTTGAAAGAGCAATAGCTATTAAATATTCATGGCTTGTGCTTGCTTAAGGAGGCTCAGTAACCCCTGTTGCTTTGACACAATGGCTTTTCATTGTACCCTGGAAACTTTGATATGAAGGCTGTATTCTGATTATTGTTCAGATTGTACATATATAGCATCTTGTTCTACTTCACCTGTTTAGTACATTCCCAGTATGTTTTAAGAACTGGGGGGAAAACCTTATGCAGCAACACATGTGCTTAAGTTCACTAAAACCAGTGCACCTTTGTGaacctttttaatattttaattctgtctttttaatattttagtatttaaattttGTCTTAGGTTGCAAATGCAAGATGTGGCcgggggtgtgtattctattgccCCCTGTTAAAACCAgggtggggcagttatcttctggTAATTGAGCCACATATTAAAACCAGGGTGGGGcagtttgctttatttcttccaCACTCAATCTTCCCTCCGGGAAATATCTTCTATTAAGGGGccattgagtgtcactgcatgactgatcAAATTACATCAtccattgtgagatgctccacccagggggaggagccaagcacCCCTACCTGGAGACAATTGGAGCTTTGGAACACCACAGGCggccttttcccactggattcccagaggagcagctttcttttccactggattgccagaggaagaccaggcccatctacaccaccactgaatcttcagaagaaaactacacccttctacaggctcactgcttcaacagaaccacacctgtcactgcaggaggactgcagccaccatttaatgggactgctaccaacaccctgacccacagggtgtcaggttgtactctgactctgtcagtggcTTTCTCATACtattgcatttatattttaattttactagTAAACAACTattattcctattcccatgtctttgcctgagagccccttaatttcaaaattataaaagttgggagggagggggtttacattttcaaTTTCAAGGGAGGTTTCTGCCTTCCTTAGCCATCACCTGTCTTGTCAAACCAAGACAGATTTTGGGCCCAATATGGGGCCCAAGGGCATCGAGAGAAAAGGGTGAAaaaaggaataacagttcttcagtaacctaattttttttgtgtgctaGATATAGAAACCTCATTAGATGTCACCATGTGGTCCAGCTTACCCTGGTTTGAGTGGCATGTGATTGTGGCTTAATTTCTCCCATTTACAAACCCTTTTCTAAACATGGGTCCTATAACTAAAGCTACCGTGGCTGTTATCCAGTTTGCTTTATGGGTTAATAAGGTGAGGAATTAATGGATTTTTAACTTTCTCTGGAAGGTGGGCTCATGGATTCAGAGCTATCGCACACTAACTGCATGTTTTTGGGGTTACTTTAATAATGGTACCTACTGAGAGGAAATGACCCGGGGGAAATTTTCTCCCAGCCTTTCACTCAGCTCTTTGCATCTACCCCACCAGTTTTTAAAGGGTTCAAACCTTCTCTAAATGCTAATGATATCATACAGTGGCTCGTGTTGCTGATATGCCTTCAGAGATAAGGGAAGCTTAACCTGGATAACCATCCTGACACCCAGAGACCAGGGATGCTGCCCTAGAACTTGACATGGCCCCAGAAACTAGGGATGCTGCCACAGAACctaacattttccatttcaagggaggctcctgccttccttagcaaacacctgtcttttcaaaccaagacaataATTAAGGAACACTTGCGTGGAGAACATCATCATTCTCAGACAAAGTCCACTTAGGTCTACATATTGCAAGCCTAGTTTCCTTACTCCTTGCTCGAActtgattttttccattttccatcctAAGgaatctttttctctctctcactgTGTAGACTTTTAGGTTCCCTGCTCTACTGGAATTGATGTTAATCTGCAGTCTTACTGTTAGAGCCATAAGGCTCACTGTCTCTGTTAGCTTCAATGCCCCAGAGTTACTGTAATTAGTCTTAACTTCTGCTGGGAGAGGTAAAGAAGACTGTTTCCTACAAAGTAGATCATAGTCTCTTCCTGTTATAGGTTAggaattttcttaaaatttctaACCTCCAAGTGTTGCCAGAAGAAATGGATCAGGGTTAACATGTTCACCATGAACCATACTATATTTACCCTCTGTGCCTTCAAGCTATTAGCTTGCCTGAAAATGTCACTTATTTTCAGTTATTCTGATTTTACTTCTACTTGCAGACTGGCAGTCCCCACCTCTTTGCTGCCAGGGGAAACAcagatatttaataaaaaaagcctCTCTATTGTGAACATGAGCTTTCTCTTACCCTGGGTGTTCTGCTTCAGTCAAGAGTCCAGCAGATTTGAAGTTCTCAGTTTCTGAGGTGCAGTACAATCCTATTTGCTGTGTTGCTGAGGAGATCTCTCTTATAGCAGTGACATCTGTCAGGGCTTAGCTTTGAGTATCAAGCCCCAAGTACCAAGATTGACTTGGAAACCCACTGGCAGTTGGTGCTTGGATAAGAGGGTTTTTAACCTTGCTCTATTTTCTCATGGGCATTAACATTTTCTAAGCTGCAGGGTGCTGAGGttagagcaggagaggaggctgGTGggtgtttgctttctgaagaaagAGACTCGACATCTCATGGAAGACTAAGAAAGCCATATGGCACAAACACCCCCCTGTGAGACAGAGCAGATTGAAACCCATCCACTATTATGGAGTCATCCCTAACTCAGCTTCTTCTGGATGCTTTTCAAAGACAAGACGAACGTGCTGCTGAACGCTGCCCCCCCATCTGTTCTTGATATGTTaccagctgtgcagcaggtcCCAAAATCGTGTCCTATACAATACCTTTTCTCTACTCTTCTACAACCTGCTACAGGAAAAAAGCGAGATTCATTGTCAGGAGAACTCCTCATTGTTGTACAGCTTGGACCAAGCTTTGACAAATGGTCTTCCTGAGAACAGTTTGGGCC
Above is a window of Motacilla alba alba isolate MOTALB_02 chromosome 4, Motacilla_alba_V1.0_pri, whole genome shotgun sequence DNA encoding:
- the SCOC gene encoding short coiled-coil protein isoform X1, giving the protein MELPLTEEDGTFTNISLADDSAEYRPRKLSSKVERAPTTMMNADMDAVEAENQVELEEKTRLINQVLELQHTLEDLSARVDAVKEENLKLKSENQVLGQYIENLMSASSVFQTTDTKSKRK
- the SCOC gene encoding short coiled-coil protein isoform X2, coding for MELPLTEEDGTFTNISLADDSEYRPRKLSSKVERAPTTMMNADMDAVEAENQVELEEKTRLINQVLELQHTLEDLSARVDAVKEENLKLKSENQVLGQYIENLMSASSVFQTTDTKSKRK
- the SCOC gene encoding short coiled-coil protein isoform X3, with product MMNADMDAVEAENQVELEEKTRLINQVLELQHTLEDLSARVDAVKEENLKLKSENQVLGQYIENLMSASSVFQTTDTKSKRK